In Pseudomonadota bacterium, a single genomic region encodes these proteins:
- a CDS encoding radical SAM protein, whose protein sequence is MKINHHQFSLDSFDRERLWEERRRFFKDYCVNRYQWFSYPKWHYVAPFPLHVDFEASFRCNLNCPMCFRPYINSKNYGDMDFELYKKGIDECAENELYSIRLSWRGESTLNPKLVDMIAYAKKRGIKEVSFITNGRLLEGELAEGLIRAGLDYLTVSVDGLEIHYDRLRAPSTFKSITEKLQAFYNLKNLVGNGLPLMKIQAIWSYIKDDPEAYYYHFKDFTDKINFDPENDYSLREVPQDHEFICQYPWQRITVTWNGEIPLCISDWNLHTKIGDLNNQTIKEIWLGEPMEKYRAIQLDRKRMTIPCCKMCHRPSIEQLGDKPEGRK, encoded by the coding sequence ATGAAAATCAACCATCACCAGTTTTCTTTGGATTCTTTCGATCGCGAGCGATTATGGGAAGAACGCCGCCGTTTTTTCAAAGATTATTGCGTTAATCGTTATCAATGGTTTAGTTATCCAAAATGGCATTATGTTGCACCTTTTCCGCTACATGTGGACTTCGAGGCCAGTTTTCGATGTAACTTGAATTGCCCGATGTGTTTTCGCCCTTATATCAATTCCAAAAATTACGGGGACATGGATTTTGAGTTGTACAAGAAGGGAATTGATGAGTGTGCGGAAAACGAGCTCTATTCTATTAGATTAAGCTGGAGGGGCGAATCGACACTCAACCCGAAACTCGTGGATATGATAGCGTACGCAAAAAAAAGAGGTATCAAAGAGGTTTCCTTTATCACAAATGGTCGGCTGTTGGAAGGTGAACTGGCGGAGGGTTTAATACGAGCCGGCCTCGACTACCTGACCGTTTCAGTAGATGGATTAGAAATACATTACGATCGTCTGCGGGCGCCAAGCACTTTTAAATCCATAACAGAAAAACTACAGGCATTTTATAATCTGAAAAATCTGGTTGGAAACGGATTACCGTTGATGAAGATTCAGGCGATTTGGTCATACATCAAGGATGACCCTGAAGCATACTATTATCATTTCAAGGATTTTACCGACAAGATTAATTTTGACCCTGAAAACGACTATTCGTTGAGGGAAGTACCACAGGATCATGAGTTTATTTGCCAATACCCTTGGCAGAGGATTACCGTAACGTGGAATGGCGAAATACCCTTATGCATTTCTGACTGGAACCTTCACACAAAAATAGGTGATTTAAACAACCAGACCATAAAGGAAATATGGCTGGGTGAGCCGATGGAGAAATACCGGGCGATACAGTTGGACAGAAAGCGGATGACAATACCGTGTTGCAAGATGTGCCATCGGCCCTCTATAGAACAGCTTGGCGACAAACCTGAAGGAAGAAAATGA
- a CDS encoding radical SAM protein produces the protein MKEIVKRNLDNFFFKESIEAYPTTLNVETTNICNLRCVMCPNKSMDTPRGFMDIDIFKDILPEAIELGVNQVGLHTTGEPILHPHIVDFIIHSKQTGGLYTYMDVNGNTLNESMVSRIIDAGLDSLKFSIDAHNEEIYSQIRCGGHFKQVYNNVLAVDRIKKQKKSKMRLSVLYTMMNINERYVDDFKNLFRPYVDEIEISFVMNQGAQVDAKHLAPTELQTLLSRHRKNITCPNPWTRIVVAWNGNLTACCIDFSMNMTYGKYEKGKLRSLWNNDIINRIRQNVAERNFIDLKLCNDCDMNRYDIPALIRELNEKY, from the coding sequence ATGAAAGAAATAGTAAAGAGGAACTTAGATAATTTTTTTTTTAAAGAATCGATAGAAGCTTATCCAACCACTTTAAACGTTGAGACAACCAATATATGTAACTTACGGTGCGTGATGTGCCCAAACAAGTCGATGGATACACCAAGAGGATTCATGGACATCGATATTTTTAAAGACATCTTGCCAGAGGCGATTGAGCTTGGCGTAAATCAAGTGGGACTGCACACGACAGGCGAACCCATTCTGCACCCTCATATAGTGGATTTCATAATTCATTCAAAGCAAACCGGTGGTTTATACACCTACATGGATGTAAACGGAAACACACTTAATGAGAGCATGGTTTCACGCATCATTGATGCTGGCCTCGACAGCCTGAAGTTTTCCATTGATGCCCATAACGAGGAAATATACTCTCAAATCCGATGCGGAGGACATTTCAAACAGGTGTATAATAACGTACTTGCAGTCGATCGAATTAAAAAACAGAAGAAATCTAAAATGAGACTTTCCGTTCTTTACACCATGATGAACATCAACGAACGCTATGTGGATGATTTCAAGAACCTGTTTCGCCCCTATGTGGACGAAATCGAAATCTCCTTCGTGATGAACCAGGGCGCTCAGGTCGACGCAAAGCACCTTGCGCCCACGGAGCTGCAGACTCTTCTTTCACGACACAGGAAAAACATTACATGTCCTAATCCGTGGACGCGAATTGTGGTCGCGTGGAATGGGAACCTAACTGCTTGCTGCATCGACTTCTCCATGAATATGACCTACGGGAAATATGAAAAGGGAAAATTGCGGAGTTTATGGAACAACGACATCATAAACCGCATCCGACAAAACGTCGCAGAAAGAAACTTCATCGACCTGAAGTTGTGTAATGACTGCGACATGAACCGATATGATATCCCGGCACTAATTCGAGAACTGAACGAGAAATACTAA
- a CDS encoding radical SAM protein translates to MSGNKVRYRLVDEVVKEIRLIKDTYKIDRFSFEDDNFGINKRWTHEFCEKVCNLDIKFRFQAFINSFDEKMIDELQGAGLVGVSVGMESGSPVILNEMNKRIDLDKTENLFDSLRRRGIKSNATFIIGMPSEDNMTIEMTKNFLLKNGFTTNYQLFFCNSISRY, encoded by the coding sequence ATCTCAGGGAATAAAGTTCGATATAGACTGGTCGACGAAGTGGTTAAGGAAATAAGATTAATTAAAGACACTTATAAAATAGATAGATTTTCATTTGAGGATGATAATTTTGGAATAAACAAAAGATGGACACATGAATTTTGCGAGAAAGTGTGTAATTTAGATATAAAATTTAGATTTCAAGCATTTATTAACTCTTTTGATGAAAAGATGATAGATGAATTACAAGGCGCTGGTCTGGTTGGTGTAAGCGTAGGGATGGAGTCTGGCAGTCCAGTAATTTTAAATGAGATGAATAAGAGAATTGACCTTGATAAGACAGAAAATCTTTTTGATTCTCTTAGAAGACGTGGCATCAAATCTAATGCAACTTTTATAATTGGAATGCCAAGCGAAGATAACATGACAATAGAAATGACAAAAAACTTTCTTCTTAAAAATGGGTTTACAACAAATTATCAGCTGTTTTTTTGTAACTCCATATCCCGGTACTAA
- a CDS encoding N-acetylneuraminate synthase family protein produces MRIGNKIVGDGQPVYIIAEIGINHNGDVTLAKEMVAAAWESGADAVKIQTFVTREFLHPSHPGFQYDIDAEISQEKEQEIWDFARQRDINLFSTPEEFISLEFIRKQNPQLIKIAAMDFNYKDLIQGAASLQKPIILSSGMSDLEEVLQTVRWVEESGNRDYVVLHCVSCYPTPPQACNLMAIKTMKTLLDCPVGYSDHTEGIHIPFAAVALGANVIEKHFTIDKSLPGPDQKCSMDPLGLKMLVSNIRDLEKAFGHGHKEPAPEEAQPRLFKRRGIYAAVDIKAGTVLKENGVVFYAPSTAQSRVTDWPIINGRKLKRDIMRMDLITLDDIY; encoded by the coding sequence ATGCGCATAGGAAATAAGATCGTCGGTGACGGGCAGCCCGTCTATATAATCGCTGAGATAGGCATAAATCACAACGGCGATGTGACTCTTGCCAAGGAGATGGTCGCTGCTGCATGGGAGTCGGGCGCGGATGCTGTCAAGATTCAAACCTTTGTCACACGAGAGTTTCTGCATCCGAGCCATCCCGGTTTCCAATACGACATCGATGCGGAGATTTCTCAGGAAAAGGAACAGGAGATTTGGGATTTTGCACGGCAGAGGGATATAAATTTGTTCTCGACTCCGGAAGAATTCATAAGCCTTGAGTTCATACGGAAACAGAATCCGCAGCTTATAAAAATAGCCGCGATGGACTTCAATTACAAAGACCTTATACAAGGAGCGGCGTCCCTACAAAAGCCCATAATCCTTTCCTCGGGAATGAGCGACCTTGAGGAGGTGCTGCAGACGGTCAGATGGGTAGAAGAGTCAGGGAACAGAGATTACGTTGTGTTGCATTGCGTATCGTGCTACCCAACCCCTCCGCAAGCCTGTAATCTTATGGCAATCAAGACTATGAAGACGTTACTGGACTGTCCGGTCGGATATTCGGACCACACGGAAGGAATCCATATCCCTTTTGCAGCAGTTGCATTGGGTGCAAATGTAATAGAGAAACATTTTACTATCGATAAGTCTTTGCCCGGTCCCGATCAAAAGTGTTCAATGGACCCACTTGGTCTGAAAATGCTGGTCAGTAATATTCGCGATTTGGAAAAGGCATTTGGCCATGGTCATAAAGAACCTGCACCTGAGGAAGCACAGCCGCGACTCTTTAAGCGTCGAGGAATATATGCCGCAGTAGATATTAAAGCCGGAACCGTATTGAAGGAAAACGGTGTTGTGTTTTATGCCCCTTCAACGGCCCAGAGCAGGGTCACCGATTGGCCAATAATTAATGGCCGGAAATTAAAAAGAGATATCATGCGAATGGATTTAATTACACTTGATGATATTTATTGA
- a CDS encoding cobalamin-dependent protein (Presence of a B(12) (cobalamin)-binding domain implies dependence on cobalamin itself, in one of its several forms, or in some unusual lineages, dependence on a cobalamin-like analog.) — protein MISSLNCIAINPQWHDEFFLSFPLGLATIVSIIKQLGHNVQVVDFDAERLGDDYKIKLLDRITPKSNIVLLTGMITSYGRILQLSEMVKSIIPDCIVILGGSLATTAPDSVLKKLSVDIFVIGEGDKTIELLLEAIQSETSLRNVSGIKIKEDDDIFLLLILHPQILLKHLGLVMNYSQCIFILIFIRSQGVAFKYILLKDALIRVHIVTESQGIKFDIDWSTKWLRK, from the coding sequence ATGATATCTTCACTCAACTGTATCGCGATTAATCCACAATGGCACGATGAATTCTTTCTGTCTTTTCCCCTGGGGCTTGCAACTATTGTATCAATAATTAAACAGTTGGGACACAATGTGCAAGTAGTCGATTTTGATGCGGAAAGGTTAGGCGATGATTATAAAATAAAACTGCTTGATCGAATAACGCCTAAGTCTAATATAGTTCTTCTCACTGGAATGATTACAAGTTATGGAAGAATCCTTCAGTTGAGCGAAATGGTTAAATCTATAATACCTGATTGCATAGTAATTCTTGGTGGCAGCCTTGCGACGACTGCCCCGGATTCTGTTCTAAAAAAACTGAGTGTTGACATTTTTGTTATCGGCGAAGGAGATAAAACAATCGAGTTATTGTTAGAGGCTATACAGTCAGAAACATCTTTACGAAATGTTTCAGGAATTAAAATAAAAGAAGATGACGATATTTTTTTACTTCTTATTCTTCATCCCCAGATATTACTAAAACACCTCGGCCTTGTTATGAATTATTCCCAATGCATATTTATACTGATTTTTATAAGAAGTCAGGGCGTAGCTTTTAAATATATTCTTCTAAAGGATGCCCTAATTCGTGTGCATATTGTTACCGAATCTCAGGGAATAAAGTTCGATATAGACTGGTCGACGAAGTGGTTAAGGAAATAA
- a CDS encoding radical SAM/SPASM domain-containing protein: MEPTNRCNLKCFYCPRERATKGIGSMTWEMYTRIIDEISNYDQLMMLNFHKDGESFLHPRFMDMVRYAKKRDVAKVIHVNTNALCWTDKVIDELLDSGIDDITISLDAAWKETYKKHKGIDCLEKVEARIRRFYERRKQLGLSHPFVRVKIMEFGDISEEEIKDFFNKWQGIADMVQVTGIHNWSGEIKSLTVTDETSPVRYPCVIMWYALVINWNGEATLCSVDWNTEINVGDLNKQTINGIWNSNKVKDARRSQIEKQYDKYEVCKSCVVWVSIGDLTDWLTEKKEFYL, from the coding sequence ATTGAGCCAACAAATAGATGTAACTTGAAATGTTTTTATTGCCCTCGTGAAAGGGCAACCAAAGGAATTGGCTCTATGACATGGGAAATGTACACCCGCATTATTGATGAGATCTCTAATTATGATCAGCTAATGATGCTTAATTTCCATAAGGATGGGGAATCATTTCTTCATCCCCGGTTTATGGATATGGTCCGTTATGCAAAGAAGAGAGATGTGGCTAAAGTAATACACGTAAATACAAATGCATTATGCTGGACCGATAAGGTTATCGATGAATTGCTGGATTCTGGAATTGATGACATAACCATTAGCTTGGATGCTGCATGGAAAGAGACATATAAAAAACATAAAGGCATCGATTGTCTTGAAAAGGTTGAGGCGAGAATTCGGCGATTTTACGAAAGACGTAAGCAACTGGGACTCAGTCATCCATTTGTAAGAGTTAAAATTATGGAGTTCGGTGATATATCAGAGGAAGAAATTAAGGATTTTTTTAATAAGTGGCAAGGAATAGCTGATATGGTTCAGGTTACAGGAATTCATAACTGGAGCGGTGAGATCAAAAGCTTGACAGTCACGGACGAAACGTCTCCGGTGAGATACCCCTGTGTAATCATGTGGTATGCCCTGGTAATTAATTGGAATGGAGAGGCAACCCTCTGTTCCGTTGATTGGAATACAGAAATAAATGTAGGTGATTTAAATAAACAAACTATCAATGGGATATGGAATTCTAACAAAGTCAAAGATGCGAGAAGATCGCAAATAGAAAAGCAATATGACAAGTATGAAGTTTGTAAAAGTTGTGTTGTCTGGGTATCTATAGGAGATTTAACGGACTGGCTAACAGAGAAAAAGGAATTTTACCTTTAG
- a CDS encoding methyltransferase domain-containing protein — protein sequence MRLTDREYWEKGYKDEFLNVGTDNNRNSLYRRAADLTKKLVGEKVTRMATTSYDEYLLFDIVLERCLSDVGKGMNAMEIGCAPGTHIMKMAVVFGLTPHGVEYTPSGAKICKANFERQGYDSENVHFADFLSLEFQSRHSEKYDVVVSRGFIEHFENPEEIVNAHVSLLKPGGHLVISIPNLRGIYWLWTYFFNKPQLPLHNLNIMLLKEFRKLFESGKLQEQWSGYTGTFSFWLFTAENPGLILKFLMRIMIVAQMALNVVFRLVFREGGMETAWFSPNLLYVGKKCT from the coding sequence ATGAGGCTTACCGATCGGGAATACTGGGAAAAGGGATACAAGGACGAATTCCTAAACGTCGGCACAGATAATAACAGGAACAGCTTGTACAGGCGCGCTGCTGACCTGACCAAAAAATTGGTCGGCGAAAAAGTCACCCGCATGGCCACAACATCCTATGATGAATACCTGCTGTTCGACATAGTCCTGGAAAGATGCCTGTCGGATGTGGGTAAAGGGATGAACGCCATGGAAATCGGCTGCGCCCCCGGGACTCACATCATGAAAATGGCCGTGGTATTTGGTCTGACGCCCCATGGGGTTGAATACACACCTTCCGGCGCAAAAATCTGCAAGGCTAATTTTGAACGCCAAGGATATGACTCGGAAAATGTGCATTTTGCCGACTTCCTTTCCTTGGAGTTTCAATCCCGGCATTCCGAAAAATACGATGTGGTGGTTTCCAGAGGATTTATCGAACACTTCGAAAACCCGGAGGAAATTGTTAATGCCCATGTATCTCTCCTCAAGCCCGGTGGCCACTTGGTAATTTCGATCCCGAACCTCCGGGGTATTTACTGGTTGTGGACATATTTTTTCAACAAACCACAGCTGCCGCTCCACAATCTAAATATTATGCTGCTGAAAGAGTTCCGAAAACTCTTTGAGTCGGGAAAATTACAGGAACAATGGAGTGGATACACCGGTACCTTCAGTTTCTGGCTATTCACCGCTGAAAATCCTGGGTTGATTTTAAAATTCTTAATGCGAATAATGATTGTGGCGCAGATGGCGCTGAATGTGGTTTTTCGGCTTGTTTTCAGGGAGGGGGGAATGGAAACGGCTTGGTTCAGCCCGAATCTTCTATATGTTGGAAAAAAATGCACATGA
- a CDS encoding carbamoyltransferase, with the protein MFILGLNDSNSAAAIIKDGQLIAAAREERFDRIKFSDAYPTRAVNYCLKAAGVGLKDIGCVVFAWNPGHELEPQDSSAAVRYHKNFLHYIPNNLLRHVGGNKSNKRITYMEEKVAFIEGEINIHFAPHHSSHAAGAFFTSPYEKAAVLTIDAYGDDITHQFFIGEGNRLRSIGRTLFPHSMGQVFAAITQYLGFRANSDEWKVMGLAAYGEPEYYDQFKKIIRFDKKKGELRIDLDYFTYYIWSPRRYSDEFIDLFGPERYPDEEITQKHINIANSFQKRVEDVLLEMCEYLASLTGLDTLCLAGGVAMNSKMNGRILFESPFSKVWVKSSADDAGCSMGACYYYWHHVMGKERCFVMEHDYWGPGFSDPEIKAALDDSLVSYEYLENPEREAAKSISENKVIGWFQGRMEFGQRALGNRSILADPRDPDMKNKINRLIKHREWYRPFAPSVMAEYQMDYFYSDSPSPFMQKVYPVKIDKHHIIPAVVHNDGTGRIQTVTRSSNLRYWKLIDEFRKITGVAAVLNTSFNDNDEPIVCTPKDAIRTFFGTGIHELYMGNYRIVKSPKS; encoded by the coding sequence ATGTTCATTCTCGGTTTAAATGACTCCAACTCTGCTGCGGCAATCATTAAAGATGGGCAGTTAATTGCGGCTGCACGCGAGGAACGGTTCGACAGAATTAAGTTTTCCGATGCATACCCGACAAGGGCCGTGAATTATTGTTTAAAAGCTGCAGGTGTAGGTTTGAAGGATATCGGATGCGTGGTCTTTGCATGGAATCCCGGCCATGAACTTGAACCCCAGGATTCCTCTGCAGCAGTAAGGTACCACAAAAATTTTCTCCACTACATTCCAAACAATCTTTTGCGCCATGTCGGAGGGAACAAGAGTAATAAACGAATCACTTATATGGAAGAAAAAGTTGCTTTTATTGAGGGGGAAATTAATATACATTTCGCTCCACACCATTCGTCTCATGCAGCCGGTGCTTTTTTCACATCCCCTTACGAAAAGGCCGCTGTTTTGACAATAGACGCTTATGGCGATGATATAACACATCAATTTTTTATCGGTGAAGGAAACCGATTACGCTCAATAGGAAGGACTCTTTTCCCACATTCTATGGGGCAGGTATTTGCGGCGATCACACAATATTTAGGATTCAGGGCCAATAGTGATGAATGGAAAGTGATGGGGCTTGCAGCCTATGGTGAGCCAGAGTACTATGATCAGTTTAAAAAGATTATCAGGTTTGATAAGAAAAAAGGTGAATTGCGCATTGATCTGGATTATTTCACATATTATATATGGAGTCCAAGGCGATATTCTGATGAATTTATTGATTTATTTGGTCCCGAACGGTATCCTGATGAAGAAATTACCCAGAAACATATTAATATTGCGAACAGTTTCCAGAAGCGTGTCGAAGATGTTCTCCTCGAAATGTGTGAGTATCTTGCAAGTCTAACGGGTTTGGATACGCTATGCTTGGCTGGTGGTGTCGCTATGAACAGCAAGATGAATGGTAGAATACTTTTTGAATCGCCATTTTCTAAGGTATGGGTGAAATCAAGCGCTGACGATGCGGGTTGTTCAATGGGGGCATGTTATTATTATTGGCACCACGTTATGGGTAAAGAACGTTGCTTCGTAATGGAACATGATTATTGGGGACCAGGTTTTTCTGACCCTGAGATTAAAGCCGCCCTCGATGATTCACTCGTATCGTATGAGTATCTGGAGAATCCGGAAAGAGAAGCGGCGAAATCGATATCGGAGAATAAGGTGATTGGATGGTTCCAGGGAAGGATGGAGTTTGGACAACGTGCCTTAGGGAACCGCTCAATTTTGGCTGACCCGCGTGACCCGGATATGAAAAATAAAATTAACCGCCTGATTAAACATCGTGAGTGGTATAGACCATTTGCTCCATCAGTCATGGCGGAATATCAGATGGATTATTTCTATTCAGATTCCCCAAGCCCGTTCATGCAAAAGGTATATCCGGTAAAAATTGATAAACATCACATAATACCTGCTGTTGTACATAATGACGGTACTGGAAGAATTCAAACGGTTACAAGGTCAAGCAATCTACGTTATTGGAAATTAATTGATGAATTTCGCAAGATCACGGGGGTTGCTGCTGTGTTGAACACATCATTCAATGATAACGATGAGCCCATCGTTTGTACCCCTAAAGATGCTATAAGAACTTTTTTTGGAACGGGGATACACGAGCTTTACATGGGTAATTATCGCATTGTCAAATCACCGAAATCTTAA
- a CDS encoding LIC12162 family protein, translating to MNNTDTEMRIAKRFLVTTADERSWKFDRPVLFLGEWCRFYDRKHVWSNMDAVVAKPYGFQPGQREGDLSYFHKLSRQLLAEVTEALNTFHKTQHSERYWNIVLGKWLQRYAAVTFNRYFTLKQVLKDHGVSGTTVFDFAGYSLATNDSLSFVWACSDDIWNHVLYAKIINFLGNVKTDIDSVSLQGISGFVQEGNIKVAWKQSAKRFILNTAKYILPKFSRKRDAFIVNSYLPFKEEVMLQLGFVQCPQLWQSPTLEKFVPDPGTRRRFSIDAKNYTGFERFVRCQLSEIIPSCYLEGYDYLVQQVKSLPWPAEPRFILTSNNFDTDEIFKVWTALKVEEGRPYFTGQHGAGYGTSLGSQNWPEIVTCDKFFTWGWTNGNHRNIPAFVFTVAGRKPQNWLSDGGLLLVELHPPILLVSCELLWDDYLEFGIYQEEQFRFVAALPETIQQKLTVRLHHVYKKLRWSDEQRWKDFSPHMRIETGDAPIRKLVARSRVVVHSYNSAGILETLALNIPTMCFWHGGLDHLLPSAKPYYESLKNAGILADTPEQAAEMVSLHWDNISEWWESETVQDARKTFCDQYARTEKTPVRTMKRLLTTHAKIHQLAK from the coding sequence ATGAATAATACCGATACAGAAATGAGAATCGCAAAACGCTTCCTTGTGACCACGGCCGACGAACGCTCCTGGAAGTTTGATCGCCCTGTGTTGTTCCTCGGCGAGTGGTGCCGATTTTATGATCGCAAGCATGTCTGGTCAAACATGGATGCTGTTGTAGCTAAACCTTACGGTTTCCAACCTGGACAGAGAGAGGGCGATCTCTCCTATTTTCATAAGTTGTCGAGGCAACTTCTGGCAGAGGTGACAGAAGCACTTAATACGTTTCACAAGACTCAGCACAGTGAACGATATTGGAACATTGTGCTTGGCAAGTGGCTTCAAAGGTATGCTGCCGTCACTTTCAATCGCTATTTTACGCTGAAGCAGGTATTGAAGGATCATGGGGTGTCAGGCACCACGGTTTTTGATTTCGCCGGTTATAGTCTTGCCACAAACGATTCACTATCCTTCGTCTGGGCCTGTAGTGATGATATATGGAATCATGTTCTTTACGCGAAAATTATAAACTTTTTAGGGAATGTAAAGACAGATATTGATTCTGTGTCTCTCCAGGGCATAAGTGGTTTTGTACAAGAAGGAAATATCAAAGTTGCGTGGAAACAAAGTGCTAAGCGTTTTATTTTAAACACAGCCAAATATATTCTGCCCAAATTCAGCAGGAAACGTGACGCCTTTATTGTTAATAGCTATCTGCCGTTCAAAGAAGAAGTTATGCTGCAACTTGGATTTGTACAATGTCCGCAATTATGGCAAAGCCCAACGCTGGAGAAATTCGTCCCTGATCCGGGAACGCGTCGGCGCTTTAGTATTGATGCAAAAAACTATACAGGGTTTGAGCGGTTTGTTCGTTGCCAATTGTCTGAAATTATCCCAAGCTGTTATCTGGAAGGCTATGATTATCTGGTTCAACAGGTCAAATCTTTGCCTTGGCCGGCGGAACCGAGATTTATTCTTACCTCGAATAACTTTGATACCGACGAAATATTCAAAGTCTGGACCGCGTTGAAGGTCGAAGAAGGTCGTCCGTATTTTACAGGCCAGCATGGTGCCGGTTACGGAACATCGCTTGGAAGCCAAAATTGGCCGGAGATTGTAACTTGTGACAAGTTTTTTACCTGGGGATGGACGAACGGGAACCATAGGAACATTCCGGCCTTTGTCTTCACAGTGGCTGGTCGCAAACCGCAAAATTGGTTATCCGATGGTGGTTTATTGTTGGTTGAGTTACACCCACCGATACTATTAGTCTCATGCGAACTCCTATGGGATGACTATTTAGAATTCGGCATCTATCAAGAGGAGCAGTTCCGTTTTGTTGCGGCGCTGCCAGAGACCATCCAACAAAAACTGACAGTACGTCTCCACCATGTATACAAAAAATTACGCTGGTCTGATGAGCAGCGTTGGAAGGATTTTAGTCCACATATGCGCATTGAGACCGGTGATGCCCCTATCCGTAAGCTGGTTGCACGAAGTCGCGTGGTCGTCCATTCTTATAATTCGGCAGGCATCCTTGAGACCCTTGCCTTAAACATCCCTACAATGTGCTTCTGGCATGGCGGGCTGGACCATCTTTTGCCCAGCGCAAAACCTTACTATGAGTCGCTGAAAAACGCCGGCATCCTTGCTGATACCCCTGAGCAGGCGGCAGAAATGGTTTCTTTGCATTGGGATAATATTAGTGAATGGTGGGAAAGTGAGACAGTGCAGGATGCACGTAAGACGTTCTGCGACCAATATGCCAGGACGGAAAAAACTCCGGTCCGGACGATGAAACGGTTGCTAACTACGCATGCAAAAATACACCAGCTTGCGAAATGA
- a CDS encoding glycosyltransferase family protein, producing the protein MSAQDIKQVSGIIVQARMGSTRLPGKVMMELIDGKSVLGYLLDRLSACKYAHKIIVATTINPQDDILEQWLQDNGYLYYRGSEADCLDRFYQASRKFNLDVIVRITSDCPLIDPQIVDDMISYYIANKDYIDYLSNRQHTNFPEGMDIEILSYKILHEAAQFASLQREKEHINYYFLQRDDQYRIRYYNHGLGMDYSRFKLSIDTRSDLDYIRTLFHDWSLPFGFNLKQLIEKLNCTFGENIDN; encoded by the coding sequence ATGTCTGCACAAGATATTAAACAGGTATCCGGGATAATAGTTCAAGCCCGTATGGGTTCCACACGATTGCCGGGAAAGGTAATGATGGAACTCATTGATGGTAAGAGTGTCCTGGGTTATCTGCTCGACAGGCTTTCAGCATGCAAATATGCCCATAAAATTATTGTTGCAACAACCATAAATCCCCAGGACGATATCCTTGAACAGTGGCTACAAGATAATGGGTATCTATATTATCGAGGAAGTGAGGCGGATTGCCTCGATCGTTTTTATCAGGCATCACGGAAATTTAATCTTGATGTGATCGTCAGGATTACCTCTGATTGTCCTCTCATAGATCCTCAGATTGTTGATGATATGATCAGTTACTATATAGCGAATAAAGACTACATTGATTATCTAAGTAACAGGCAACACACAAATTTCCCCGAGGGAATGGATATTGAAATTTTAAGTTATAAAATTTTGCATGAGGCTGCTCAATTCGCATCTCTTCAAAGGGAGAAAGAGCATATTAATTATTATTTCCTTCAAAGGGACGATCAGTATCGAATTCGATATTATAATCATGGTTTAGGAATGGACTACTCACGATTTAAACTTTCCATCGATACTCGGTCTGATTTGGATTATATACGAACCCTCTTTCATGATTGGAGCCTGCCCTTCGGTTTCAATTTGAAGCAACTGATCGAAAAATTAAATTGCACATTTGGAGAAAATATTGACAACTGA